A genomic segment from Methanoplanus limicola DSM 2279 encodes:
- a CDS encoding HAMP domain-containing protein, with translation MRITIGKKIFIIMLLVSVLPLITLGYFSGLNAGQVGYDAADDARWMGTFALRDSTEALEELGVAMIEQKAEDVSKQIEIYLNAHPDATLTELQSDSYFKSIASQKIGGTGYTFLYEKDTGITRFHPDERFVNYDMKGLKETLPEFWETFRPTLSGSTVGGYYDWINPDGVGERKFMYLTPVRGTPYMIGATVYTEEFSEPVKTIDETINREIDYTISKIKESTESLSMQNTILIITLVTIFAALLVSFLFAQSITKPIRKLTEVADRVSMGELEDTEIEIKSDDEIGDLAESFGRMVVSLRYYMDKLNSK, from the coding sequence ATGCGCATTACAATTGGCAAAAAAATTTTTATAATAATGCTCCTTGTTTCTGTTCTTCCACTCATAACCCTCGGATACTTTTCAGGCCTGAATGCAGGACAGGTAGGTTATGACGCCGCAGACGATGCAAGATGGATGGGTACATTTGCACTCAGGGACAGCACAGAAGCGCTCGAAGAACTCGGCGTAGCAATGATCGAACAGAAGGCGGAGGACGTCTCAAAACAGATCGAAATCTACCTTAATGCACACCCGGATGCAACACTGACAGAACTTCAGTCTGACAGTTACTTTAAGTCAATTGCAAGCCAGAAGATCGGCGGTACAGGATATACATTCCTATATGAAAAAGATACAGGGATTACACGTTTCCACCCGGACGAACGCTTTGTAAACTATGACATGAAAGGGTTAAAAGAAACACTTCCGGAATTCTGGGAGACATTCAGACCGACCCTCAGCGGGAGCACAGTCGGCGGCTACTATGACTGGATAAACCCTGACGGAGTGGGAGAAAGAAAGTTCATGTACCTCACACCTGTCAGAGGAACACCCTACATGATCGGTGCAACGGTGTACACAGAAGAGTTCTCAGAACCTGTAAAGACAATCGATGAAACAATTAACAGGGAAATTGACTACACCATCTCAAAAATAAAAGAATCTACAGAAAGCCTCAGTATGCAGAATACAATTCTGATAATCACACTCGTTACAATATTTGCAGCACTACTCGTAAGCTTTCTCTTTGCACAGAGCATCACAAAACCCATAAGAAAACTGACAGAAGTCGCTGACAGGGTCAGCATGGGAGAACTCGAAGATACAGAAATTGAGATCAAATCAGATGATGAAATCGGAGACCTCGCCGAATCATTCGGAAGAATGGTTGTAAGTCTCAGGTATTACATGGACAAGCTGAACTCAAAGTGA
- a CDS encoding phosphate-starvation-inducible PsiE family protein, whose amino-acid sequence MEKKIIRIINNIETAVYLCLLVLLTIVIVFSLLELAYTLMAGLVSGDFMQLSPKEILAFFDFFLLVLIGIELMETIKSYLETRRIQVEIVLILAIIAVARKIIVVDTEITGALMLMSIGVIIFSLTAGYYLIKKGNSLKIENK is encoded by the coding sequence ATGGAAAAGAAAATTATCAGGATTATCAACAATATTGAGACAGCAGTATATCTATGTCTCCTCGTTCTCCTCACAATAGTGATAGTCTTTTCACTCCTGGAACTGGCATATACACTTATGGCAGGCCTGGTTTCCGGCGATTTCATGCAGTTAAGCCCGAAAGAGATATTAGCTTTCTTCGATTTCTTCCTCCTGGTCCTGATTGGCATTGAACTTATGGAGACGATAAAGTCTTACCTTGAAACAAGGAGAATACAGGTGGAGATAGTCCTGATACTTGCAATTATTGCAGTAGCAAGAAAAATAATTGTAGTGGACACTGAGATAACAGGCGCTCTTATGCTAATGTCAATAGGAGTTATCATATTCTCACTTACAGCCGGATATTATCTTATTAAAAAAGGAAATTCATTAAAAATAGAGAATAAATAA